The Equus przewalskii isolate Varuska chromosome 5, EquPr2, whole genome shotgun sequence genome window below encodes:
- the LOC103558892 gene encoding keratin, type II cytoskeletal 2 epidermal-like, which yields MSRQVYAMRCQRGSFSSGSATLPGGCWRRAGSLLSVRKSSGGCHGSARPGGYSSRSLISLGGSKSISTRVAGGLGPGGSLGSFRGACLGRGSLCGVGFGLGGGFGGLGSAGPAVCPRGIQEVVTNQSLLEPLDVKIDPEAQEVKQQEREQIKELNNKFASFIDEVRFLEQQNQVLQTKWELLQQLDVSIRTPSLQPVLEGYIGNLRRQMDKFMAEKTRQEAELKTIQDSVEEYQKKYKAEINSRTNAENDFVVLKKDVDSAYVVKVDLSAKVDALQQEIEFLQVLYAAELAEAQQAVSTTNVVLSMDNNRHLDPDSILSEVKAQYKEITQRSKAEAEALYQTKYQDLQVIAGRKSDDLQVMKMEVSELNRAIQRLQAEIANLKKQSAALQDAILQAEWKGEVALKDAQDKLAEVEAALQQAKGELARLLRDYQALLGAKLSLDVEIATYHKLLEGEESRLSGEVTNSVSYAVTSSTVSISRATSTSRATTFGFSSGDRASSRGGSALREPGVASASASRAAGSAGASGSSQGSGPQVANSGDSDAGVGNEESGSTRNQGSSSGHRNL from the exons ATGAGTAGGCAGGTCTATGCCATGAGGTGCCAGAGGGGAAGCTTCAGCAGTGGCTCGGCCACCCTACCAGGAGGGTgctggagaagggcagggagCTTGCTGTCGGTCCGCAAGAGCAGCGGCGGCTGCCACGGCTCTGCCCGCCCTGGAGGTTACAGTAGTCGGAGTCTCATCAGCCTTGGTGGGAGCAAGAGCATCTCCACCCGTGTAGCTGGAGGCCTGGGCCCTGGTGGCAGTCTGGGAAGCTTCAGGGGTGCGTGTTTGGGGAGGGGCAGCCTCTGTGGGGTGGGCTTTGGCCTCGGAGGTGGTTTTGGAGGTCTGGGGTCTGCAGGCCCAGCAGTCTGCCCTCGGGGCATCCAGGAAGTTGTAACCAACCAAAGCTTGTTGGAGCCTCTGGATGTGAAGATTGACCCTGAGGCGCAGGAGGTGAAGCAGCAGGAGCGGGAGCAGATCAAGGAACTCAACAACAAGTTCGCCTCCTTCATTGACGAG GTGCGGTTCCTGGAGCAGCAGAACCAGGTGCTACAGACCAAGTGGGAGCTGCTGCAGCAGCTGGATGTCAGCATTCGCACCCCCAGCCTGCAGCCCGTCTTGGAGGGCTATATCGGCAACCTCAGGAGGCAGATGGACAAGTTCATGGCAGAGAAGACCCGGCAGGAAGCAGAGCTGAAGACCATCCAGGATTCCGTGGAGGAATACCAGAAGAA ATACAAAGCAGAAATCAACAGCAGGACAAATGCTGAGAATGACTTTGTGGTGTTGAAGAAG gATGTTGACAGTGCCTACGTGGTCAAGGTGGACCTCAGTGCCAAGGTGGATGCCCTGCAGCAGGAGATCGAATTCCTGCAAGTCCTCTATGCTGCC GAGCTGGCCGAGGCACAGCAGGCAGTCAGCACCACCAACGTGGTCCTCTCCATGGACAACAATCGGCACCTGGACCCGGACAGCATCCTTTCTGAGGTCAAGGCCCAGTACAAGGAAATCACCCAGAGGAGCAAGGCTGAAGCCGAGGCCCTGTACCAGACCAAA TACCAGGACCTCCAGGTCATTGCCGGGAGAAAGAGTGATGACCTCCAAGTGATGAAGATGGAGGTCAGTGAGCTGAACCGAGCCATCCAGAGACTTCAGGCAGAAATCGCCAACCTCAAGAAACAG AGCGCCGCCCTGCAAGACGCCATCCTACAGGCAGAGTGGAAGGGTGAGGTGGCCCTTAAAGATGCTCAGGACAAGCTGGCTGAGGTGGAGGCCGCCCTGCAGCAGGCCAAGGGGGAGCTGGCCCGGCTGCTGCGCGACTACCAGGCGCTGCTGGGAGCCAAGCTGTCCCTGGACGTGGAGATCGCCACCTACCACAAGCTGCTGGAGGGCGAGGAGAGCAG GCTGTCTGGAGAAGTCACCAACAGTGTGAGCTACG CTGTGACGTCAAGCACAGTCTCTATTTCCCGTGCAACCTCTACTTCCCGTGCAACCACGTTTGGCTTCAGCTCAGGGGACAGAGCCTCCTCGAGGGGAGGCAGCGCCCTCAGAGAACCGGGTGTGGCATCTGCATCTGCGTCCAGGGCTGCGGGGTCTGCAGGGGCCAGCGGGAGCTCCCAAGGATCTGGACCTCAAGTTGCGAATTCTGGAGACAGCGATGCTGGCGTAGGAAATGAGGAGTCCGGTTCAACGAGAAACCAGGGCTCCAGCTCAGGGCACAGAAACCTGTAG